One region of Triticum aestivum cultivar Chinese Spring chromosome 6B, IWGSC CS RefSeq v2.1, whole genome shotgun sequence genomic DNA includes:
- the LOC123134237 gene encoding transcription factor MYB57-like yields MEQFGWGREEGGWRKGPWTAQEDKLLLGYVRQQGEGRWNSVAKLTGLKRSGKSCRLRWVNYLRPDLKRGKITPQEESVILELHALWGNRWSTIARSLPGRTDNEIKNYWRTHFKKGKPSSKNIERARARFLKQRREIMQGHHEHQRDVQDDDGTASADNTGGGAAIQHADEATTRPTPPPAQDDDLAMMRDMADTDDFLQYDHHPMSMSAYFLLDGGDGATSDAGSSGEITSCGATWGSLWNLDDVDVVDDVDGGGACGWGSFALLQDHGLAFY; encoded by the exons ATGGAGCAGTTTGGCtggggaagggaggagggagggTGGAGGAAAGGGCCGTGGACGGCGCAGGAAGACAAGCTGCTGCTCGGCTATGTTCGGCAGCAGGGAGAAGGGAGGTGGAATTCTGTCGCCAAGCTCACAG GTTTGAAGAGAAGCGGGAAGAGCTGCAGGCTCCGGTGGGTGAATTACCTGCGGCCTGACCTCAAGAGAGGCAAGATTACGCCACAGGAGGAGAGTGTCATACTCGAGCTCCATGCCTTGTGGGGAAACAG ATGGTCGACGATTGCGCGTAGCCTCCCCGGCCGGACGGACAACGAGATCAAGAACTACTGGAGGACGCACTTCAAGAAGGGGAAGCCGTCGTCCAAGAACATCGAGCGCGCCAGGGCGCGCTTCCTCAAGCAGCGCCGCGAGATCATGCAAGGTCATCACGAGCACCAGCGCGACGTACAGGACGACGACGGCACTGCTAGCGCGGACAacaccggcggcggcgcggcgatccAGCACGCAGATGAAGCGACGACACGGCCAACGCCGCCGCCGGCGCAGGACGACGACCTAGCGATGATGCGAGACATGGCGGACACGGACGATTTCCTGCAGTACGACCACCACCCCATGTCGATGTCGGCCTACTTCCTcctcgacggcggcgacggcgccacCAGCGACGCGGGGTCCAGCGGGGAGATCACCTCCTGCGGCGCCACCTGGGGCAGCCTGTGGAACCTCGACGACGTCGACGTTGTAGATGACGTCGATGGTGGCGGCGCGTGCGGCTGGGGCAGCTTCGCTTTGCTCCAAGATCACGGACTCGCTTTCTACTAG